The genomic region AGGGCATCGTGGCCGGAGGGAGGACGCCGGGCAGCTTCTCGCCCCGCTCCGTCACGCGTGACGAGCTCGGCATGACGCACGTGCGCCTGGACCGGACGCACGAGGGCGTGAAGGTCTTCGGCGAGCAGGTCATCAGCCACCTGGACAAGGAGGGCAAGGTGGCCGGCCTCACCGGCAGCAGCTCCACCATCCCGGCCGGGCTGGGCTCGGAGCCGGTGAAGCTGTCCGCCCAGGACGCGCTGGCCATCGCCCAGAAACAGTTCGCCGGAAATACGGACGCCAGCCGCCCGCCCTCCGCCGAGCGCGTCGTCGTCCAGGACAAGGATGGCCAGTACCACGCGGCCTACCACGTGCAGCTCACCAACGTGGAGGACCTGCGGGGCGACGAGCGCCCGCGCCGGATGAACTACTTCGTCGACGCCAACAGCGGCGAGGTGGTGCGCAGCTTCAACCAGATGGGCGGCATCGAGCTGCCCCATGCCGATGAAGCCGCCGCGAAGGGCGCGCCGGCGGCGGCCACCCCGACCTCCAAGCCGGCCACCGCGGGCACCGCGGCGACAGGCCCGGGCAATGACACCACGCTCTACAGCGGCAAGGTGGACATCAGCACGACGAAGCAGGCCAACGGCAGCTACACGCTGGAGGACTCGACGCGCGGCGGAGGAATCGCGACGTACGACGCGAAGAACCGGACGACGCCCACCGGCAAGGCGGCCCTCACCGACAAGAACGACGTGTGGGGCGAGGCGTCGGACGACCCGCGCACGAAGGCGGCGGTGGACGCGCACTACGGCGCGGCGATGACGTACGACTTCCTCAAGGACGTGCTCGGCCGCGACTCGCTGGATGGCAAGGGGGAGAAGCTCGTCTCCTACGTGCACGTGGACCGCAACTACGTGAACGCCTACTGGGACGGCGAGAAGATGAACTACGGCGACGGCGACGGGAGGACCGCGGGCCCGCTGACCACGCTGGACATCGCCGGCCATGAGATCGCCCACGGCCTGACCGAGCGCACCGCGGGCCTCATCTACGAGGGCGAGTCCGGCGGCCTCAACGAGGCGATGAGCGACATCCTGGGCACGGGCGTGGAGTGGTACGCCAGCCAGAAGAACCAGGCGGTGGAGTTCGACTGGAAGATGGGCGAGGACGCGTGGACGCCGGCCAACGGCACGGGGGACGCGCTGCGCTACATGGATGACCCGACGAAGGACGGCTACTCCATCGACAACTACAAGAACTACCCGAAGCAGACGGAGGTGCACGGCTCGAGCGGCATCGCGAACAACGCCTTCTACCTGCTGGCCAACGGCGGCACGAACCGGACCTCGGGCGCCCAGGTGGCGGACGGCATCGGCATGGAGAAGGGCCTGAAGGTCTTCTACCGCGCGCTGGAGCACTACATGACGCCGGACACCACCTTCGCGCAGGCGCGCCAGGCCACCATCAACGCGGCCACGGACCTGTACGGCGCCAACTCGCCCGAGGTGGGCAAGGTGAAGGAGAGCTGGGCCGCGGTGGGCGTGAACTGAGCGCCCTCCGATGAGCAGGAGCGAGCCCTGGTTCCGGCAAGGAGCCGGGGCTCTCATCTCCCTCGGGGCAGGACGATGAGGCACTCGGTGAAGTGGCCCTCCTCGGACTCGAACCGGATCTCCCCTCGGTGCTGCCGGACGACGATGTCATAGGCGAT from Hyalangium gracile harbors:
- a CDS encoding M4 family metallopeptidase, which encodes MQIAPRPQKPTLSSPSTAAANTLPQQSPAASSARPQESGFEAKSSFVASSTRPLVALTAQTAAPVVAKPGPLELQSPEAQAAVRKSLEFIQSQSSVNNQGIVAGGRTPGSFSPRSVTRDELGMTHVRLDRTHEGVKVFGEQVISHLDKEGKVAGLTGSSSTIPAGLGSEPVKLSAQDALAIAQKQFAGNTDASRPPSAERVVVQDKDGQYHAAYHVQLTNVEDLRGDERPRRMNYFVDANSGEVVRSFNQMGGIELPHADEAAAKGAPAAATPTSKPATAGTAATGPGNDTTLYSGKVDISTTKQANGSYTLEDSTRGGGIATYDAKNRTTPTGKAALTDKNDVWGEASDDPRTKAAVDAHYGAAMTYDFLKDVLGRDSLDGKGEKLVSYVHVDRNYVNAYWDGEKMNYGDGDGRTAGPLTTLDIAGHEIAHGLTERTAGLIYEGESGGLNEAMSDILGTGVEWYASQKNQAVEFDWKMGEDAWTPANGTGDALRYMDDPTKDGYSIDNYKNYPKQTEVHGSSGIANNAFYLLANGGTNRTSGAQVADGIGMEKGLKVFYRALEHYMTPDTTFAQARQATINAATDLYGANSPEVGKVKESWAAVGVN